A region from the Lysobacter sp. BMK333-48F3 genome encodes:
- a CDS encoding non-ribosomal peptide synthetase: MSAPSNDGTMAVPDASPGRADFPLTDMQRLLVVSAADGMEYALHPHLYFEVERPGLDIDRFVAAIGRVIERHRRNIVAVTPDLRLRQVDEVEPPRVSVWDLRGLSELATTLGLAQIRHRMANQPLPMDRWPWLDFQLTRYGDSDVRLHVNFSNLFLDQSSGLRLLSEIEQYYANPDTELPADPVGIAEVSLALAQRHDAADRARAYWDERIAALPAPPDLPLLRLHGNPGLNRRRLVVDAATWSAFTAGVAAHGMSPVTALLAVYGEIVARFSGSRHFILNQMITRRLLRRIPGAESVLGNLGAIYPLEFDWRGTASLQERAGRLQATIIGDLGRTDWSGVDVLGALNSRHHSQGRAACPFVVSSGLAGGEQEAFVYSKLATPQVLLDHQFFALRGGRIEIVWDVVEAAFPAGFIDAFCSAHEALIRRLAADPQAWTATATLVSSDRPAPPAQTGPTRPQHAGRLSDGLKVSACLAPERPAVVCGDDALSYGELAAAAESLAKVLCARGVRPGDRVAIVLAKGVPQMIAVYAALLAGAAYVPIDPAWPQKRIDQLVTDIGAAAIVCVDGSDGGEREGVPVVAVRGDAAASAGAACAGTVLPAELDPSGLAYVIYTSGSTGQPKGVALDHRGPINTILDVNGEFGIVAEDVLFGVSSLSFDLSVYDIFGAAMAGATLVLPDPADHSPHAWLAAMLERGVTVWNSAPPLMQLLVDVARAEGVQLPELRLVMLSGDWIALSLPDDIKAIAPNAKVVSLGGATEASIWSIWHPIDAVDPRWRSIPYGRPMANQPWYVLDEQGNETPTWTTGQLHIGGVGLAQGYWGDPDKTARAFTTHPATGERIYRTGDLGRLLPDGNIELIGRIDAQCKIQGHRVEPGEVEHVLAADPRVKDAVVLVAGEARQKQLRAFVVPHEGAGPSDGESIRASLVDRLPSYLVPAQVTVLASLPVTSNGKLDRSALIALAEPVVVAGAAYVAPRTELEQTIVAVWKDVLGVETIGVDDDFFNLGGQSFAALRAVAALRSRTKLTLSLGGLIESRTVARLASLMTGQRRSNALVPLHPGAGPAMFMVHPAGGSVAAYRDLARDLDRASFGLAASEPLPGTVEALAQGYVAAVRDAAPGPYTILGWSSGAVIALEMTAQLEAAGEKVAQLIVLDAPAPTDPPPGPVDDGTLQDWFREDTAGADLLDTELHHVYPVFAQIVNACRSYQPPVVAADVALIRARDGRVSEYAEHPHEAMGDWGWSPRTRGTVATRVVAGTHHSLFSSQHLADVVSAVQELSR, from the coding sequence GTCCCGGCCGTGCCGACTTCCCGCTGACCGACATGCAACGCCTGCTGGTCGTCAGCGCCGCCGACGGCATGGAATATGCGCTGCATCCGCACCTCTATTTCGAGGTGGAGCGTCCCGGTCTCGACATCGACCGCTTCGTTGCCGCGATCGGCCGCGTGATCGAACGCCACCGGCGCAATATCGTCGCCGTGACCCCGGATCTGCGGCTGCGCCAGGTCGACGAGGTGGAGCCGCCTCGCGTATCCGTCTGGGACCTGCGCGGATTGTCCGAACTGGCGACGACGCTGGGACTCGCCCAGATCCGACACCGGATGGCGAATCAGCCGCTGCCCATGGACCGTTGGCCCTGGCTCGATTTCCAGCTGACCCGCTACGGCGACAGCGACGTGCGGCTGCACGTCAACTTCAGCAACCTGTTTCTCGATCAGTCCTCGGGCCTGCGCCTGCTGTCCGAGATCGAGCAGTACTACGCGAATCCGGATACCGAATTGCCCGCCGACCCGGTCGGCATCGCGGAGGTTTCGCTGGCGTTGGCGCAGCGCCACGACGCCGCCGACCGCGCGCGCGCCTACTGGGACGAGCGCATCGCCGCGCTGCCCGCTCCGCCCGACCTGCCGCTGCTGCGCCTGCACGGAAACCCCGGTTTGAACCGGCGCCGGCTGGTGGTCGACGCAGCGACGTGGAGCGCCTTCACCGCCGGCGTCGCCGCGCACGGCATGAGCCCGGTGACGGCCTTGCTGGCGGTGTACGGCGAAATCGTCGCCCGTTTCAGCGGATCGCGCCATTTCATTCTCAATCAGATGATCACGCGCCGCCTGCTCAGGCGGATCCCGGGCGCCGAGTCGGTGCTGGGCAACCTCGGCGCGATCTATCCGCTCGAATTCGATTGGCGCGGCACCGCCTCCCTGCAGGAACGGGCCGGCCGTCTGCAGGCGACGATCATCGGCGATCTCGGGCGCACCGATTGGTCGGGCGTCGATGTGCTCGGCGCCTTGAATTCCCGCCACCATTCGCAAGGCCGCGCCGCGTGTCCGTTCGTGGTGTCGTCCGGCTTGGCCGGCGGCGAGCAGGAGGCGTTCGTCTACAGCAAGCTGGCGACGCCGCAGGTGTTGCTGGACCACCAGTTCTTCGCGCTGCGCGGCGGCCGCATCGAAATCGTCTGGGACGTCGTGGAAGCGGCGTTCCCCGCCGGGTTCATCGATGCGTTCTGCAGCGCGCACGAAGCGCTGATACGCCGCTTGGCCGCCGACCCGCAAGCCTGGACCGCGACGGCCACGTTGGTGTCGTCCGACCGTCCGGCGCCGCCGGCGCAAACCGGTCCCACCCGGCCGCAGCACGCGGGCCGCCTGTCGGACGGGCTGAAGGTAAGCGCCTGCCTCGCGCCCGAGCGTCCGGCGGTGGTCTGCGGCGACGACGCGCTGAGCTACGGCGAACTGGCCGCGGCCGCCGAATCCTTGGCGAAGGTCTTGTGCGCCCGGGGCGTTCGCCCCGGCGACCGCGTCGCCATCGTGCTGGCCAAGGGCGTCCCGCAGATGATCGCGGTGTATGCGGCGCTGCTCGCCGGCGCCGCGTACGTGCCGATCGATCCGGCTTGGCCGCAGAAGCGGATCGACCAACTGGTGACCGACATCGGCGCGGCGGCGATCGTCTGCGTCGACGGCAGCGACGGCGGCGAACGCGAAGGCGTGCCCGTCGTCGCGGTCCGCGGCGATGCGGCGGCCTCCGCCGGCGCCGCCTGCGCCGGCACGGTGCTGCCCGCCGAGCTCGATCCGTCCGGTCTGGCCTACGTCATCTACACCTCGGGCTCGACCGGCCAGCCCAAGGGCGTCGCGCTCGATCACCGTGGGCCGATCAACACCATTCTCGACGTCAACGGCGAGTTCGGCATCGTCGCCGAGGACGTGCTGTTCGGGGTGTCGTCGCTGTCGTTCGACCTGTCGGTCTACGACATCTTCGGTGCGGCGATGGCGGGCGCGACCCTGGTGCTGCCCGATCCGGCCGACCACAGCCCGCACGCCTGGCTGGCGGCGATGCTCGAACGCGGGGTCACGGTGTGGAACTCGGCGCCGCCGCTGATGCAGTTGCTGGTCGACGTCGCCCGCGCCGAGGGCGTGCAACTGCCCGAGCTGCGCCTGGTGATGCTGTCCGGCGACTGGATCGCGCTGTCCCTGCCCGACGACATCAAGGCGATCGCGCCGAACGCGAAGGTGGTCAGCCTGGGCGGCGCGACCGAGGCGTCGATTTGGTCGATCTGGCACCCCATCGATGCGGTCGATCCGAGGTGGCGCAGCATTCCCTACGGACGGCCGATGGCGAACCAGCCCTGGTACGTTCTCGACGAGCAGGGCAATGAGACGCCGACCTGGACGACGGGGCAGCTGCATATCGGCGGCGTCGGCCTGGCCCAAGGCTATTGGGGCGACCCCGACAAGACCGCGAGGGCGTTCACGACGCACCCCGCCACCGGCGAGCGCATCTATCGCACCGGCGATCTCGGCCGCTTGTTGCCCGACGGCAATATCGAGCTGATCGGGCGCATCGACGCGCAATGCAAGATCCAGGGGCATCGGGTCGAGCCCGGCGAAGTCGAACACGTGCTGGCCGCCGATCCGCGGGTCAAGGACGCTGTCGTCCTGGTCGCCGGCGAGGCCAGGCAGAAGCAACTGCGCGCGTTCGTCGTGCCCCACGAGGGGGCGGGCCCCAGCGACGGCGAGTCGATCCGCGCCAGCCTGGTCGACCGGCTGCCGAGTTACCTGGTCCCGGCGCAGGTCACGGTGCTCGCGAGCCTGCCGGTCACCTCCAACGGCAAGCTCGACCGTAGCGCGCTGATCGCGCTCGCCGAACCGGTCGTCGTCGCCGGCGCTGCTTACGTCGCGCCGCGCACCGAGCTGGAGCAGACCATCGTCGCCGTGTGGAAGGACGTGCTGGGCGTCGAAACCATCGGCGTCGACGACGACTTCTTCAATCTCGGCGGGCAATCGTTCGCCGCGCTGCGTGCGGTCGCCGCGCTGCGTTCGCGGACCAAGCTCACGCTGTCCCTCGGCGGGCTGATCGAGTCGCGCACCGTCGCGCGCCTGGCCAGCCTGATGACCGGGCAGCGGCGGTCCAACGCCCTGGTGCCGCTGCACCCCGGCGCCGGGCCGGCGATGTTCATGGTCCACCCGGCCGGCGGATCGGTCGCGGCCTATCGCGACCTGGCGCGCGACCTCGACCGCGCCAGTTTCGGGCTCGCGGCCAGCGAGCCGCTGCCCGGCACCGTGGAAGCGCTGGCGCAGGGCTATGTGGCCGCGGTGCGCGACGCAGCGCCGGGCCCGTACACGATCCTGGGCTGGTCGTCGGGCGCGGTGATCGCGCTGGAGATGACCGCGCAACTCGAAGCGGCCGGGGAAAAGGTCGCGCAGTTGATCGTGCTCGACGCTCCGGCGCCGACCGACCCGCCGCCCGGCCCGGTCGACGACGGCACCTTGCAGGACTGGTTCCGCGAGGACACCGCCGGCGCCGACCTGCTCGACACGGAACTGCATCATGTCTATCCGGTGTTCGCGCAGATCGTGAACGCCTGCCGCAGCTACCAGCCGCCGGTCGTGGCCGCGGACGTCGCCCTGATCCGGGCCCGCGACGGGCGGGTCAGCGAATACGCGGAACATCCGCACGAGGCCATGGGCGATTGGGGCTGGTCTCCGCGCACCCGCGGCACGGTGGCCACGCGCGTGGTCGCCGGCACGCACCACAGTCTGTTCAGTTCGCAGCACCTCGCCGACGTCGTGTCCGCAGTCCAGGAGCTCAGCCGATGA
- a CDS encoding NAD(P)/FAD-dependent oxidoreductase, protein MSGTNASAGNGGLPSDVDVVVIGAGQAGLAVGQTLKQAGVNFVILDAANELGVSWTHRWDSLRLFTSARYCGLPGLPFPGDPDRYPAKDEVPHYFRSYAARFELPVHLGHRVTSVGRSDGGFMVTTPTARIAARQVVAAVGAFQTPVVPEFSKRLAPSVTQLHSHAYRNPDQIPAGKVAVVGSANSGLQIATELAGSREVVVCKGRKQPRLPQRILGRDAFWWLSKCGILRLPTNTPLARRLAMPDPVVGAKIGELARSMSFVERVVDADGTQLVTADGKRIEASTVLWATGYRNDWSWLSPELRGSDGQPQHDAGIGASGLHFVGLYRMRNRGSALLGFVGRDAQRVGAAVARRSRR, encoded by the coding sequence ATGTCCGGCACCAACGCATCGGCCGGCAACGGCGGGCTGCCCAGCGACGTCGACGTCGTGGTGATCGGCGCGGGCCAGGCCGGCCTCGCCGTCGGCCAGACGCTGAAGCAAGCGGGCGTGAACTTCGTCATCCTCGACGCCGCGAACGAACTCGGCGTTTCCTGGACCCATCGCTGGGATTCGCTGCGGCTGTTCACCTCCGCGCGGTACTGCGGTCTGCCCGGCCTGCCGTTCCCCGGCGACCCGGACCGATACCCGGCCAAGGACGAAGTGCCGCATTACTTCCGCAGCTACGCGGCGAGGTTCGAGCTGCCGGTGCATCTGGGCCACCGGGTGACTTCGGTCGGCCGGTCCGACGGGGGCTTCATGGTGACCACGCCGACCGCACGCATCGCCGCGCGCCAGGTCGTCGCCGCGGTCGGGGCGTTCCAGACTCCGGTCGTTCCCGAGTTTTCCAAGCGGCTGGCACCGTCGGTCACCCAGCTGCATTCGCACGCTTACCGCAATCCCGATCAGATTCCCGCCGGCAAGGTCGCGGTCGTCGGCTCGGCGAACTCGGGCCTGCAGATCGCGACCGAGCTGGCCGGCAGCCGTGAGGTGGTGGTCTGCAAAGGCCGCAAGCAACCCCGATTGCCGCAGCGGATACTGGGGCGCGATGCGTTCTGGTGGCTGTCCAAGTGCGGCATTCTGCGCCTGCCGACCAACACGCCGTTGGCGCGGCGACTGGCCATGCCCGACCCGGTGGTCGGCGCCAAAATCGGCGAACTGGCTCGCAGCATGAGCTTCGTCGAGCGGGTGGTCGACGCCGACGGCACGCAACTGGTCACCGCCGACGGCAAGCGGATCGAAGCATCGACCGTGCTGTGGGCGACCGGCTACCGCAACGACTGGTCCTGGCTGAGCCCGGAACTGCGCGGCTCGGACGGGCAGCCCCAGCACGACGCGGGCATCGGCGCGTCCGGCTTGCACTTCGTCGGCCTATACCGGATGCGCAACCGCGGTTCGGCGCTGCTCGGTTTCGTCGGCCGCGACGCGCAACGCGTCGGCGCAGCCGTCGCGCGCCGCAGCCGGCGCTGA
- a CDS encoding acyl-CoA dehydrogenase family protein produces MSLQIETAMSDTASFKQHLDKILALESTRRIVDEAEAAGVFPRSIVELLGREGIFAAKWQDRPVPALEHTLALSERFGRLGAGGIASGVTLHDSAIAMLRRFGRSDRLREVADQAIAGRAVLCISATEAGAGSDMLGLASTAVRENGGYRLRGHKKMASPSPIADYIVLALRGTDESHAGRDDLALFLVPTSQLRVGKQFATVGARSISTAPVFFDTWVPAEMMIARPGTGLAVLSMALAQERFAMAAQIVGACQLALGVTVARMKRRKSFGATLFDHQALRLRVADLQARVDMMRLALNGLIAEGAGFNVRSASAAKVSVVRLGGEVMSECMHIFGSAGVLESESPLGRWWRDVKMARIGGGTDEMLWEIVAAGLEPDYANYDRLIDEWQPEQAFGLQPTEPQATEPQAAERQAG; encoded by the coding sequence ATGAGTCTGCAGATCGAAACCGCGATGTCCGATACCGCCTCGTTCAAGCAGCATCTGGACAAGATCCTGGCGCTGGAGTCGACCCGCCGGATCGTCGACGAGGCCGAAGCCGCGGGCGTGTTCCCGCGCAGCATCGTCGAATTGCTGGGCCGCGAAGGCATCTTCGCCGCCAAGTGGCAGGACCGCCCGGTGCCCGCCTTGGAGCACACCCTGGCCTTGTCCGAGCGCTTCGGCCGGCTCGGCGCCGGCGGCATCGCCTCCGGCGTGACCCTGCACGACTCGGCGATCGCGATGCTGCGCCGGTTCGGCCGTTCCGACCGGCTGCGCGAAGTCGCCGACCAGGCGATCGCCGGCCGGGCCGTGCTGTGCATCTCCGCGACCGAAGCCGGCGCGGGCTCGGACATGCTCGGGCTGGCCTCGACCGCGGTGCGCGAGAACGGCGGCTACCGCCTGCGCGGGCACAAGAAGATGGCCTCGCCTTCGCCGATAGCCGACTACATCGTGCTGGCGCTGCGCGGCACCGACGAAAGCCACGCCGGCCGCGACGATCTGGCGCTGTTCCTGGTGCCGACCTCGCAGTTGCGGGTCGGCAAGCAATTCGCCACGGTCGGCGCCCGCAGCATCAGCACCGCGCCGGTGTTCTTCGACACCTGGGTGCCCGCGGAGATGATGATCGCCCGCCCCGGCACCGGCCTGGCCGTGCTCAGCATGGCCCTGGCCCAGGAGCGCTTCGCCATGGCGGCGCAGATCGTCGGCGCCTGCCAGTTGGCGTTGGGCGTGACCGTCGCGCGGATGAAGCGGCGCAAGTCCTTCGGCGCCACCCTGTTCGACCATCAGGCGCTGCGGCTGCGGGTCGCCGACCTGCAGGCGCGGGTCGACATGATGCGCCTGGCCTTGAACGGGCTGATCGCGGAGGGCGCCGGGTTCAACGTGCGCTCGGCCTCGGCGGCCAAGGTCAGCGTGGTCCGCCTCGGCGGCGAAGTGATGTCCGAGTGCATGCACATTTTCGGCAGCGCCGGCGTGCTGGAGTCGGAGTCGCCGCTGGGCCGCTGGTGGCGCGACGTGAAGATGGCGCGCATCGGCGGCGGCACCGACGAGATGCTGTGGGAGATCGTCGCCGCCGGCCTGGAGCCGGACTACGCCAACTACGACCGGCTGATCGACGAGTGGCAGCCGGAGCAGGCTTTCGGGCTGCAGCCCACCGAACCGCAGGCGACCGAACCGCAGGCCGCCGAACGGCAGGCCGGCTGA
- a CDS encoding fatty acyl-AMP ligase translates to MSRFTQQVFVSAPASGQGLVTGEPQQPVRRTWQQIHEIARRMAGSLASAGVKPGDTVGVLVGEPASIAPVIQAIWMRGASVTMLHQPGPRSDLAAWAEDSFAVLEMIGAQVVVVGDAFARTTPLFGAQGTTVLAAETLAEGAALAPVDCGEDDIAFLQLTSGSTGLPKAVAISHRNLYENAAAMVSASRLDPRSDVLVSWLPLYHDMGMIGFMVLPMQVGAEAVCAAPGDFLRSPRLWPALISKYRGTMTAGPNFAYALLARYLRAAPDGAFDLSSLRFVLSGAEPIDHATVAAVIESGARFGLDGKAFIAAYGMAEATLAISFSETGAGMQFDAVDQAAIELKSYASPRTDEAARHLARLGKPLPGIEIMVGEIMVGDGPDAGTQARVVGELKIRGDAVSRYYLTQNGKQSLLGDGGWFSTGDMGYVTETGEVVVCGRLKDMIIVAGRNIFPTDIERAACRVDGVRPGNAIAVALAAAGIREEFAVVVEAADSADLESSARIKNEVSDAVYAAFGVSPRLVSVVPPRTLPKTPSGKPRRSATISIVETELAMSHGMNRQRQQEQVG, encoded by the coding sequence ATGAGCAGGTTTACCCAGCAGGTATTCGTCTCTGCGCCCGCGTCCGGCCAAGGCCTGGTGACCGGCGAACCGCAGCAGCCGGTGCGGCGCACCTGGCAGCAGATTCATGAGATCGCCCGCCGCATGGCCGGCTCGCTGGCCTCGGCCGGGGTGAAGCCCGGCGACACGGTCGGCGTGCTGGTCGGCGAACCGGCCAGCATCGCGCCGGTGATCCAGGCCATATGGATGCGCGGGGCGTCGGTGACGATGCTGCATCAGCCCGGCCCGCGCTCGGACCTCGCGGCCTGGGCGGAAGACAGCTTCGCGGTGCTCGAAATGATCGGCGCCCAGGTGGTGGTGGTCGGCGACGCGTTCGCGCGCACCACGCCGCTGTTCGGCGCGCAGGGCACCACGGTGCTGGCCGCGGAGACGCTGGCCGAAGGCGCGGCGCTGGCGCCGGTGGATTGCGGCGAGGACGATATCGCCTTCCTGCAGCTCACCTCGGGCTCGACCGGGCTGCCGAAGGCGGTGGCGATCTCGCACCGCAACCTGTACGAAAACGCAGCGGCGATGGTGAGCGCGTCGCGGCTCGACCCGCGCAGCGACGTGCTGGTCAGCTGGCTTCCGCTGTACCACGACATGGGCATGATCGGTTTCATGGTGCTGCCGATGCAGGTCGGCGCGGAAGCGGTTTGCGCGGCGCCCGGGGACTTCCTGCGCTCGCCGCGGCTGTGGCCGGCGCTGATCTCCAAGTACCGCGGGACGATGACCGCGGGGCCGAACTTCGCCTATGCCCTGCTCGCCCGCTATCTGCGCGCGGCGCCCGACGGCGCGTTCGACCTGTCTTCGCTGCGCTTCGTGCTCAGCGGTGCCGAACCCATCGACCACGCCACCGTCGCCGCGGTGATCGAATCCGGCGCCCGCTTCGGGCTGGACGGCAAGGCCTTCATCGCCGCGTACGGAATGGCGGAAGCCACCCTGGCGATCTCGTTCTCCGAGACCGGCGCCGGCATGCAGTTCGATGCGGTCGATCAGGCGGCGATCGAACTCAAGTCGTATGCGTCGCCGCGCACGGACGAGGCCGCGCGCCACCTGGCCCGGCTGGGCAAGCCCCTGCCAGGCATCGAGATCATGGTCGGCGAGATCATGGTCGGCGACGGGCCGGACGCCGGTACTCAGGCGCGGGTGGTCGGCGAGCTCAAGATCCGCGGCGATGCCGTCTCGCGCTACTACCTCACCCAGAACGGCAAGCAGTCGCTGCTCGGCGACGGCGGCTGGTTCAGCACCGGCGACATGGGTTACGTCACCGAAACCGGCGAAGTGGTCGTCTGCGGCCGCTTGAAGGACATGATCATCGTCGCCGGACGCAACATCTTCCCCACCGACATCGAGCGCGCGGCCTGCCGCGTCGACGGCGTGCGCCCGGGCAACGCCATCGCCGTCGCCCTGGCCGCGGCGGGCATACGCGAGGAATTCGCGGTGGTGGTCGAAGCGGCCGACAGCGCCGACCTCGAATCCAGCGCCCGGATCAAAAACGAAGTGTCGGACGCGGTCTATGCGGCGTTCGGCGTCAGCCCGCGGCTGGTGTCGGTGGTGCCGCCGCGCACGCTGCCGAAGACGCCGTCGGGCAAGCCGCGGCGCTCCGCCACCATCAGCATCGTCGAAACCGAGCTGGCCATGTCGCATGGCATGAACCGTCAACGACAACAGGAACAGGTCGGCTAA
- a CDS encoding acyl carrier protein, which produces MSENSTAYETLVAVFRDELAIEPARVHPNALLVGELGFDSIAFAIGLVSIEERLGVTLQQEELIRCKTVGDVTRLIEQTRHRTVACDAGIPDESAVPA; this is translated from the coding sequence ATGTCTGAAAATTCGACCGCCTATGAGACGCTCGTTGCAGTTTTCCGGGACGAACTTGCGATCGAGCCGGCGCGGGTGCATCCGAATGCCTTGTTGGTCGGCGAGTTGGGCTTCGACTCCATCGCGTTCGCGATCGGCCTGGTGTCGATCGAGGAGCGCTTGGGGGTGACGCTGCAGCAGGAGGAACTGATCCGCTGCAAGACCGTCGGCGATGTGACCCGGCTGATCGAACAGACGCGCCATCGCACTGTCGCTTGCGACGCCGGGATTCCCGACGAATCCGCAGTTCCCGCCTAA
- a CDS encoding OST-HTH/LOTUS domain-containing protein, with product MQSPQFLGMVVNGIGPSGQIHWPVAGIVGALRKAFWKLSIGGWVNLDAAARWVSEHQPEQIPKKYGCSRWRQVIHESEQFELHRFTHNGQFGAWFRERSNATG from the coding sequence ATGCAATCGCCCCAGTTCCTCGGCATGGTGGTCAACGGCATCGGGCCCAGCGGCCAGATTCACTGGCCCGTAGCGGGCATCGTCGGAGCGTTGAGGAAAGCCTTCTGGAAACTGTCCATCGGTGGCTGGGTGAACCTGGACGCGGCCGCGCGTTGGGTGTCCGAACATCAGCCGGAACAAATCCCGAAGAAGTATGGGTGTTCCCGCTGGCGGCAGGTCATCCACGAATCCGAACAATTCGAATTGCATCGCTTCACGCACAACGGACAATTCGGGGCGTGGTTTCGAGAACGGTCTAACGCGACTGGTTGA